In one window of Pseudomonas chlororaphis subsp. chlororaphis DNA:
- a CDS encoding mannose-1-phosphate guanylyltransferase/mannose-6-phosphate isomerase, with the protein MIPVILSGGSGSRLWPLSRKQFPKQFLALTGEHTLFQQTLERLVFEGMDTPIVVCNKDHRFIVNEQLAARKLEAQRILMEPFGRNTAPAVALTAMMLVNEGRDELMLVLPADHVLEDQKALQRALALATVAAERGEMVLFGVPATKPETGYGYIKSTNDALLPEGVSRVSHFVEKPDVKRAAEFVEAGGYFWNSGMFLFRASRFLEELKKHDPDIYDTCLLTLERSAQDADTVDVDPATFACCPDNSIDYAVMEKTQRACVVPLSAGWSDVGCWSSLWDVHEKDVNGNVSKGDVVIQDSRNCMIHGNGKLVSVIGLENIVVVETKDAMMIAHKDKVQGVKQMVNTLNEQGRSETQNHCEVYRPWGSYDSVDMGGRFQVKHISVKPGACLSLQMHHHRAEHWIVVSGTAEVTCDENVFLLTENQSTYIPIASVHRLRNPGKIPLEIIEVQSGSYLGEDDIERFEDIYGRSTPVERGISVKTIAQ; encoded by the coding sequence ATGATTCCGGTGATCTTGTCAGGTGGTAGTGGCTCACGTCTTTGGCCGCTTTCGCGTAAGCAATTCCCTAAACAGTTCCTCGCCCTGACCGGCGAACACACCTTGTTCCAGCAAACCCTCGAGCGCCTGGTGTTCGAAGGCATGGACACGCCGATCGTGGTCTGCAACAAGGACCACCGCTTCATCGTCAACGAGCAACTGGCGGCGCGCAAACTCGAAGCCCAGCGCATCCTGATGGAGCCGTTCGGCCGCAACACCGCGCCGGCCGTGGCCCTGACCGCGATGATGCTGGTCAACGAAGGTCGCGACGAACTGATGCTGGTGCTGCCGGCCGACCACGTGCTGGAAGACCAGAAAGCCCTGCAACGCGCCCTGGCCCTGGCCACCGTGGCCGCCGAGCGTGGCGAGATGGTGCTGTTCGGCGTGCCGGCGACCAAGCCGGAAACCGGTTATGGCTACATCAAGTCGACCAACGATGCGCTGCTGCCGGAAGGCGTGAGCCGCGTCTCGCACTTCGTCGAGAAACCCGACGTCAAGCGCGCCGCCGAGTTCGTCGAGGCCGGTGGCTACTTCTGGAACAGCGGCATGTTCCTGTTCCGCGCCAGCCGCTTCCTCGAAGAGCTGAAAAAGCACGACCCGGACATCTACGACACCTGCCTGCTGACCCTGGAACGCAGTGCCCAGGACGCCGACACCGTGGACGTCGACCCGGCCACCTTCGCCTGCTGCCCGGACAACTCCATCGACTACGCGGTGATGGAAAAGACCCAGCGCGCCTGCGTGGTGCCGCTGAGCGCCGGCTGGAGCGACGTGGGCTGCTGGTCGTCGCTGTGGGACGTGCATGAAAAGGACGTCAACGGCAACGTCAGCAAGGGCGACGTGGTGATCCAGGACAGCCGCAACTGCATGATCCACGGCAACGGCAAGCTGGTGTCGGTGATCGGCCTGGAAAACATCGTGGTCGTGGAAACCAAGGACGCCATGATGATCGCCCACAAGGACAAGGTCCAAGGCGTCAAACAGATGGTCAACACCCTCAACGAACAGGGCCGCAGCGAAACCCAGAACCACTGCGAGGTCTACCGTCCGTGGGGCTCCTACGACTCGGTGGACATGGGCGGGCGCTTCCAGGTCAAGCACATCTCGGTCAAGCCGGGCGCGTGCCTGTCCCTGCAGATGCACCACCACCGCGCCGAACACTGGATCGTGGTCAGCGGCACCGCCGAAGTCACCTGCGACGAGAACGTGTTCCTGCTCACCGAAAACCAGTCCACCTACATCCCGATCGCCTCGGTGCACCGCCTGCGCAACCCGGGCAAGATCCCCCTGGAGATCATCGAAGTGCAATCGGGCAGCTACCTGGGCGAAGACGACATCGAACGCTTCGAAGACATCTACGGCCGCTCCACCCCGGTGGAACGCGGTATCTCGGTGAAAACCATCGCCCAGTAA